One genomic window of Nocardioides daphniae includes the following:
- a CDS encoding DUF3817 domain-containing protein, whose translation MVGDKIPTPNWFDEGSRANNIGEFITSILGTAHGWLYMIFLVFAFSLARKAKWTMAFTLGILAAGTIPVVSFWAEHKATQRIKRDHPADFGARSADQVGQLQS comes from the coding sequence GTGGTCGGTGACAAGATCCCGACCCCGAACTGGTTCGACGAGGGCAGCCGCGCCAACAACATCGGCGAGTTCATCACCAGCATCCTGGGCACCGCCCACGGCTGGCTCTACATGATCTTCCTGGTCTTCGCCTTCTCGCTGGCCCGCAAGGCGAAGTGGACGATGGCCTTCACCCTCGGCATCCTCGCCGCCGGCACCATCCCGGTCGTCTCTTTCTGGGCCGAGCACAAGGCCACGCAGCGCATCAAGCGCGACCACCCGGCCGACTTCGGTGCACGAAGTGCCGACCAGGTGGGACAGTTGCAGTCGTGA
- the gyrB gene encoding DNA topoisomerase (ATP-hydrolyzing) subunit B, translating into MSAETPAEEVPTTEETAPAAQGSGDTSGDTKVSGDYDASAIQVLEGLEAVRKRPGMYIGSTGVRGLHHLIWEIVDNSVDEALAGHCDRIVMTLNPDRSVTVTDNGRGIPTGTAPGQELPAVTLALTVLHAGGKFGGGGYKVSGGLHGVGVSVVNALSSNLVVEVKNRGHLWRQSFTVGVPDGELEQVRPLEDGEETGTSVTWWASEDIFETTDYDLETITTRIREMAFLNRGLEIVVRDHRESAAELAEVIEDNTTEADRAKDAIHRDEVGIEQVFKYERGLVDYVEYLNRRKDKANATVIAFEADSAEFGAKGDDRHMSLEVAMQWNSSFAESVHTFANTINTHEGGTHEEGFRAALTSLVNNWGEEWGLIKKKEDRVSGDDIREGLTAIISIKLGEPQFEGQTKTKLGNTEAKGFTQRVVNDQLGAWLEQNPAEGKEIIRKAQAAASARIAARKARDLARNRKGLLGGGGLPGKLADCQSTNAAECEVFIVEGDSAGGSAKSGRDPRIQAILPIRGKILNVEKARIDKVLGNQEVQAIISALGTGVHEEFDVEKLRYHKVVLMADADVDGHHINTLLLTLLFRFMKPLIEHGYVYMAMPPLYRLRWNKPAEHEFVYSDAERDALMREGLENGKKLPKDNPVQRYKGLGEMNADELWETTMDPDQRLLQKVTLDDAARADEIFSILMGEDVEQRRAFIQRNAKDVRFLDI; encoded by the coding sequence TTGAGCGCTGAGACCCCGGCCGAAGAAGTTCCCACGACCGAGGAGACCGCCCCCGCGGCCCAGGGCTCTGGGGACACGTCTGGTGACACGAAGGTGAGCGGCGACTACGACGCCTCCGCCATCCAGGTGCTCGAAGGCCTCGAGGCCGTCCGCAAGCGGCCCGGCATGTACATCGGCTCGACCGGTGTCCGCGGCCTGCACCACCTCATCTGGGAGATCGTCGACAACTCCGTCGACGAGGCGCTCGCCGGTCACTGCGACCGGATCGTGATGACGCTCAACCCCGACCGCTCCGTCACGGTGACCGACAACGGTCGCGGCATCCCGACCGGCACCGCGCCCGGCCAGGAGCTGCCCGCGGTCACGCTCGCCCTCACCGTCCTGCACGCCGGCGGCAAGTTCGGTGGTGGCGGCTACAAGGTCTCCGGTGGTCTGCACGGCGTCGGCGTCTCGGTCGTCAACGCGCTCTCCAGCAACCTCGTCGTCGAGGTGAAGAACCGCGGCCACCTGTGGCGCCAGTCGTTCACCGTCGGCGTCCCCGACGGCGAGCTCGAGCAGGTCCGCCCCCTCGAGGACGGCGAGGAGACCGGCACGTCGGTGACCTGGTGGGCCTCGGAGGACATCTTCGAGACCACCGACTACGACCTCGAGACCATCACCACCCGCATCCGCGAGATGGCCTTCCTCAACCGAGGGCTCGAGATCGTGGTGCGTGACCACCGCGAGAGCGCCGCCGAGCTGGCCGAGGTGATCGAGGACAACACCACCGAGGCCGACCGGGCCAAGGACGCGATCCACCGCGACGAGGTCGGCATCGAGCAGGTCTTCAAGTACGAGCGCGGCCTGGTCGACTACGTGGAATACCTCAACCGCCGCAAGGACAAGGCCAACGCCACCGTCATCGCCTTCGAGGCCGACTCGGCCGAGTTCGGCGCCAAGGGCGACGACCGGCACATGAGCCTCGAGGTCGCGATGCAGTGGAACTCATCCTTCGCGGAGTCGGTCCACACCTTCGCCAACACGATCAACACCCACGAGGGCGGCACCCACGAGGAGGGCTTCCGTGCAGCCCTCACCTCCCTGGTCAACAACTGGGGCGAGGAATGGGGCCTGATCAAGAAGAAGGAGGACAGGGTCTCGGGTGACGACATCCGCGAGGGCCTGACCGCCATCATCTCGATCAAGCTCGGCGAGCCGCAGTTCGAGGGCCAGACCAAGACCAAGCTCGGCAACACCGAGGCCAAGGGCTTCACCCAGCGCGTGGTCAACGACCAGCTCGGCGCCTGGCTCGAGCAGAACCCGGCCGAGGGCAAGGAGATCATCCGCAAGGCCCAGGCCGCGGCGTCCGCCCGCATCGCCGCCCGCAAGGCGCGCGACCTGGCCCGCAACCGCAAGGGCCTGCTCGGTGGCGGTGGCCTGCCCGGCAAGCTGGCCGACTGCCAGTCGACCAACGCGGCCGAGTGCGAGGTCTTCATCGTCGAGGGTGACTCCGCAGGCGGCTCCGCCAAGTCGGGGCGCGACCCCCGCATCCAGGCGATCCTGCCGATCCGCGGCAAGATCCTCAACGTCGAGAAGGCGCGCATCGACAAGGTCCTGGGCAATCAGGAGGTCCAGGCGATCATCTCGGCGCTCGGCACCGGCGTGCACGAGGAGTTCGACGTCGAGAAGCTGCGCTACCACAAGGTCGTGCTGATGGCGGACGCCGACGTCGACGGCCACCACATCAACACCCTGCTGCTCACGCTGCTCTTCCGCTTCATGAAGCCGCTCATCGAGCACGGCTACGTCTACATGGCGATGCCGCCGCTCTACCGCCTGCGCTGGAACAAGCCGGCCGAGCACGAGTTCGTCTACTCCGACGCCGAGCGTGACGCGCTCATGCGCGAGGGCCTGGAGAACGGCAAGAAGCTCCCCAAGGACAACCCCGTCCAGCGCTACAAGGGTCTCGGTGAGATGAACGCCGACGAGCTGTGGGAGACCACGATGGACCCCGACCAGCGCCTCCTCCAGAAGGTGACCCTGGACGACGCCGCCCGCGCCGACGAGATCTTCTCGATCCTCATGGGTGAGGACGTCGAGCAGCGACGGGCCTTCATCCAGCGCAACGCCAAGGACGTCCGATTCCTCGATATCTAG
- the dnaN gene encoding DNA polymerase III subunit beta, which yields MKFRVERDVFADAVAWAARSLPVRPSAPVLARLLVEASEAGLVLSAFDYETSARAELRADVSAEGRVLVSGRLLADICRSLPNKPIDFELNGPKLELKCGAGRFSLQTMPVEEYPSLPTVPPASGVVAGDEFASAVSQAVTAAGRDDMLPVLTGVRIEIEGDRMSLLATDRFRLSHRELTWRPAATDASLAALVPAKVLSDTAKTLSGDVTISISASGGEGIIGFEGNTPDGVRRTTTRLLDGDFPKVRSLFPSEHLTVATVDKAELIDTVKRVALVAERNTAVQMKFADGEIVLDSQSGDEAQATEAVSADINGDEIVTGFNPTYLLDGLSAINGEKIDLAFTQATKPVVISATDGGGESTFRYLLMPRRLLS from the coding sequence GTGAAGTTCCGCGTCGAACGCGACGTCTTCGCCGACGCCGTCGCGTGGGCTGCCCGCAGCCTGCCCGTGCGTCCCAGTGCTCCTGTCCTCGCACGCCTTCTCGTGGAGGCGAGCGAAGCAGGCCTGGTCCTCTCCGCGTTCGACTACGAGACCTCCGCCCGCGCCGAGCTCCGTGCCGACGTCAGCGCCGAGGGGCGTGTCCTGGTCAGCGGTCGCCTGCTGGCCGACATCTGCCGCAGCCTGCCCAACAAGCCGATCGACTTCGAGCTCAACGGCCCCAAGCTCGAGCTCAAGTGCGGTGCCGGTCGCTTCAGCCTCCAGACGATGCCCGTCGAGGAGTACCCCTCGCTCCCGACCGTCCCGCCGGCCAGCGGCGTGGTCGCCGGTGACGAGTTCGCCAGCGCGGTCTCCCAGGCCGTGACCGCCGCAGGCCGCGACGACATGCTGCCGGTCCTCACCGGTGTCCGGATCGAGATCGAGGGCGACCGCATGTCGCTGCTCGCCACCGACCGCTTCCGCCTCTCCCACCGTGAGCTGACCTGGCGCCCGGCCGCCACCGACGCCTCGCTGGCCGCCCTGGTCCCGGCCAAGGTGCTCAGCGACACCGCCAAGACGCTCAGCGGCGACGTGACGATCTCCATCTCCGCCTCGGGCGGCGAGGGCATCATCGGCTTCGAGGGCAACACCCCCGACGGCGTACGACGCACCACCACGCGCCTGCTCGACGGCGACTTCCCCAAGGTCCGCAGCCTCTTCCCGTCGGAGCACCTCACGGTCGCCACCGTCGACAAGGCCGAGCTGATCGACACCGTCAAGCGCGTCGCGCTGGTGGCCGAGCGCAACACGGCCGTCCAGATGAAGTTCGCCGACGGCGAGATCGTCCTCGACTCGCAGTCGGGTGACGAGGCCCAGGCGACCGAGGCGGTCAGCGCCGACATCAACGGTGACGAGATCGTCACGGGCTTCAACCCGACGTACCTGCTCGACGGCCTGAGCGCCATCAACGGCGAGAAGATCGACCTGGCCTTCACCCAGGCCACCAAGCCGGTGGTCATCTCGGCCACGGACGGCGGCGGGGAGAGCACCTTCCGCTACCTGCTGATGCCGAGGCGCCTGCTCTCCTGA
- a CDS encoding DUF721 domain-containing protein translates to MSTDEPLEGVASSPAPTDSPADSPADPPPEEASTADSPAADGLDLALAAARAASRAPGAPAKKQRRGGDGTFAARRRGRSRFSGAHPDDRDPQPLGSTLDRLVANRGWDTDLKVQGVFGQWASLVGTEVADHCTPETLTDGKLVVRTDSTAWATQLRLLAPTLVRRLNQELGHGTVLVIEVLGPHGPSWKKGPRSSGGRGPRDTYG, encoded by the coding sequence GTGTCGACTGACGAGCCGCTGGAGGGCGTCGCATCCTCCCCCGCGCCGACCGACTCCCCTGCTGACTCCCCCGCCGACCCCCCTCCCGAGGAAGCCTCGACGGCCGACTCCCCCGCTGCCGACGGCCTCGACCTGGCCCTCGCGGCCGCTCGCGCGGCCAGCCGCGCCCCCGGCGCCCCGGCCAAGAAGCAGCGCCGCGGCGGCGACGGGACCTTCGCCGCCCGCCGCCGGGGCCGCAGCCGCTTCTCCGGCGCGCACCCCGACGACCGCGACCCACAGCCGCTGGGGTCCACGCTCGACCGCCTGGTCGCCAACCGGGGCTGGGACACCGACCTCAAGGTGCAGGGCGTGTTCGGACAGTGGGCGAGCCTCGTCGGCACGGAGGTCGCCGACCACTGCACGCCCGAGACGCTCACCGACGGCAAGCTCGTCGTACGCACCGACTCGACGGCGTGGGCGACCCAGCTGCGCCTCCTCGCCCCCACCCTCGTACGCCGGCTCAACCAGGAGCTGGGCCACGGCACCGTGCTGGTGATCGAGGTGCTGGGCCCGCACGGCCCGAGCTGGAAGAAGGGGCCCCGCTCCTCGGGTGGTCGCGGGCCCCGCGACACCTACGGCTGA
- the gnd gene encoding phosphogluconate dehydrogenase (NAD(+)-dependent, decarboxylating), translating into MDLGLVGLGKMGGNMRERLRRGGHTVVGFDRNPDVSDVSSLAELVEALPSPKVVWVMVPAGDATRATVQELAELLGPGDVVVDGGNSRWTDDQIHAAFLAEKQIGYVDCGVSGGVWGLENGYALMYGGEAADVEKVQPVFDTLKPEGDFGAVHAGKVGAGHFSKMVHNGIEYAIMQSYAEGWELLEKVDMVDNVTEVFRSWREGTVIRSWLLDLMVNALDDDPGLESIRGYAEDSGEGRWTVEAAIDNAVPVPAITAALFARFVSRQDDSPAMKAIAAMRNQFGGHAVHTPPPAGGDVAGDGGASQTEAAKQAGAGQANGASGAGPTTGES; encoded by the coding sequence ATGGATCTCGGACTCGTCGGACTCGGCAAGATGGGCGGCAACATGCGCGAGCGCCTGCGCCGCGGTGGCCACACGGTCGTCGGGTTCGACCGCAACCCTGACGTCAGCGACGTCTCCAGCCTCGCCGAGCTGGTCGAGGCACTCCCCTCGCCCAAGGTCGTGTGGGTGATGGTGCCGGCCGGCGACGCCACCCGCGCCACCGTCCAGGAGCTCGCCGAGCTGCTCGGCCCCGGCGACGTCGTCGTCGACGGCGGCAACTCGCGCTGGACCGACGACCAGATCCACGCCGCCTTCCTCGCCGAGAAGCAGATCGGCTACGTCGACTGCGGCGTCTCCGGCGGCGTCTGGGGCCTGGAGAACGGCTACGCCCTGATGTACGGCGGCGAGGCCGCCGACGTCGAGAAGGTCCAGCCGGTCTTCGACACCCTCAAGCCCGAGGGCGACTTCGGCGCCGTCCACGCCGGCAAGGTCGGCGCCGGCCACTTCTCGAAGATGGTCCACAACGGCATCGAGTACGCGATCATGCAGTCGTACGCCGAGGGCTGGGAGCTGCTCGAGAAGGTCGACATGGTCGACAACGTCACCGAGGTCTTCCGCTCCTGGCGTGAGGGCACGGTGATCCGCTCCTGGCTGCTCGACCTGATGGTCAACGCGCTCGACGACGACCCGGGCCTGGAGTCGATCCGCGGCTACGCCGAGGACTCCGGCGAGGGCCGGTGGACCGTCGAGGCCGCGATCGACAACGCCGTCCCGGTCCCGGCGATCACGGCGGCCCTCTTCGCCCGCTTCGTCTCGCGCCAGGACGACTCCCCCGCGATGAAGGCGATCGCGGCGATGCGCAACCAGTTCGGTGGCCACGCCGTGCACACCCCGCCCCCGGCCGGCGGCGACGTCGCCGGTGACGGTGGTGCCTCGCAGACCGAGGCAGCGAAGCAGGCCGGCGCCGGTCAGGCCAACGGCGCCAGCGGCGCCGGCCCCACCACCGGGGAGAGCTAG
- a CDS encoding SURF1 family protein, producing the protein MPAPVLLRPVAIGAHLFALFCVGVAVTLGFWQVGSWQSQRDEGTTDRSTQEPVPLDEALGPDDPFPQAAVSLPVTASGTWLGDSTLYVEGRDRGDASGYWVLTPLAVGDATDAATAPALLVVRGWVASIDPRPPVPTGTAEVTAWLQPPEGTAGVTDSDRSDDVIPQVRLADAIQHVDQDLYGGFAVVDTDADNTNAGAEGLEPVGVEEVPEVAATTGLRNLLYGLEWWIFAGFAAFIWLRWCRDEVVNAREPDPVAVDG; encoded by the coding sequence GTGCCCGCCCCCGTCCTGCTCCGCCCTGTGGCGATCGGGGCACACCTCTTCGCCCTCTTCTGCGTCGGCGTCGCGGTGACGCTCGGCTTCTGGCAGGTCGGCTCCTGGCAGTCGCAGCGCGACGAGGGCACCACCGACCGCTCCACGCAGGAGCCGGTCCCGCTCGACGAGGCACTCGGGCCCGACGACCCGTTCCCGCAGGCCGCCGTCTCGCTCCCGGTCACCGCGAGCGGCACCTGGCTGGGCGACTCGACCCTGTACGTCGAGGGGCGCGACCGCGGCGACGCCAGCGGCTACTGGGTGCTGACGCCGCTGGCCGTCGGGGACGCCACCGACGCGGCGACCGCTCCGGCCCTGCTGGTGGTCCGGGGCTGGGTCGCCTCCATCGACCCGCGGCCCCCGGTCCCGACCGGCACCGCCGAGGTCACCGCCTGGCTGCAGCCGCCCGAGGGCACGGCCGGCGTGACCGACTCCGACCGCTCCGACGACGTCATCCCTCAGGTGCGCCTGGCCGACGCGATCCAGCACGTCGACCAGGACCTCTACGGCGGCTTCGCGGTCGTCGACACCGACGCCGACAACACCAACGCCGGCGCCGAGGGCCTCGAGCCCGTCGGGGTGGAGGAGGTGCCGGAGGTCGCGGCCACCACCGGCCTGCGCAACCTGCTTTACGGGCTCGAGTGGTGGATCTTCGCCGGCTTCGCCGCCTTCATCTGGCTGCGCTGGTGCCGTGACGAGGTCGTCAACGCCCGTGAGCCCGACCCGGTTGCCGTCGACGGGTAG
- the recF gene encoding DNA replication/repair protein RecF (All proteins in this family for which functions are known are DNA-binding proteins that assist the filamentation of RecA onto DNA for the initiation of recombination or recombinational repair.) produces the protein MHVQHLLLHNFRSYEDVDVRLEPGVTAFIGRNGQGKTNLVEAVDYLSRLGSHRVATDAPLIKAGAEQALVRAVVVKDGRAATLEVELNPGRANRARINRSALPRPRDLLGLVRTVVFSPEDLTLVKGDPSDRRRFLDDLLVLRTPRLAGVRSDFDRVLKQRNSLLKSAGAARRGGSASESAMSTLAVWDSHLVELGTEILLHRMELVDGLAPYVGKAYEAVARGASRDDAQVEYKCSFELTGGPGERPDRETVSQVFALELEARRRDELDRGITLVGPHRDDLLLTLGNDELRLPVKGYASHGESWSFALALKIAAYDLLRSEGDDPILILDDVFAELDSGRRQQLAELVAGAEQVMITAAVAEDVPESLAGVRFSVAEGEVTRVD, from the coding sequence TTGCACGTCCAGCACCTCCTGCTCCACAACTTCCGGTCGTACGAGGACGTCGACGTGCGCCTGGAGCCGGGCGTCACCGCCTTCATCGGCCGCAACGGGCAGGGCAAGACCAACCTCGTCGAGGCGGTCGACTACCTCTCCCGGCTGGGCTCCCACCGGGTCGCCACCGACGCCCCGCTGATCAAGGCGGGTGCCGAGCAGGCGCTGGTGCGTGCCGTGGTGGTCAAGGACGGACGCGCCGCGACGCTGGAGGTGGAGCTCAACCCGGGCCGGGCCAACCGGGCGCGGATCAACCGCTCCGCGCTCCCCCGGCCCCGCGACCTGCTCGGGCTGGTGCGCACGGTGGTCTTCTCCCCCGAGGACCTGACCCTGGTCAAGGGTGACCCCAGCGACCGTCGACGCTTCCTCGACGACCTGCTGGTGCTGCGTACGCCGCGGCTCGCCGGGGTCCGCTCCGACTTCGACCGCGTGCTCAAGCAGCGCAACTCGCTGCTGAAGTCGGCCGGCGCCGCACGACGCGGCGGCAGCGCCTCGGAGTCGGCGATGTCGACGCTCGCGGTCTGGGACTCCCACCTGGTCGAGCTCGGCACCGAGATCCTGCTGCACCGGATGGAGCTGGTCGACGGGCTCGCACCCTACGTCGGCAAGGCGTACGAGGCGGTGGCCCGCGGTGCGTCGCGCGACGACGCCCAGGTCGAGTACAAGTGTTCCTTCGAGCTGACCGGGGGCCCCGGCGAGCGCCCCGACCGGGAGACCGTGAGCCAGGTCTTCGCCCTCGAGCTGGAGGCGCGACGCCGCGACGAGCTCGACCGCGGCATCACCCTGGTCGGTCCGCACCGCGACGACCTCCTGCTCACCCTCGGCAACGACGAGCTGCGCCTGCCGGTGAAGGGGTACGCCTCGCACGGCGAGTCCTGGTCGTTCGCGCTGGCGCTGAAGATCGCTGCGTACGACCTGTTGCGCTCGGAGGGCGACGACCCGATCCTGATCCTGGACGACGTCTTCGCCGAGCTCGACTCCGGTCGCCGCCAGCAGCTCGCCGAGCTGGTGGCCGGTGCCGAGCAGGTGATGATCACCGCGGCGGTGGCCGAGGACGTGCCGGAGTCGCTGGCGGGCGTGCGGTTCAGCGTCGCGGAAGGGGAGGTGACCCGTGTCGACTGA
- a CDS encoding DLW-39 family protein, giving the protein MKKILLLVLAAVAALFAKKKLDQGKAEQALWAEATDTVGKA; this is encoded by the coding sequence ATGAAGAAGATCCTTCTGCTGGTCCTCGCCGCCGTAGCGGCTCTCTTCGCCAAGAAGAAGCTCGACCAGGGCAAGGCCGAACAGGCGCTCTGGGCGGAGGCGACCGACACCGTGGGCAAGGCCTGA
- a CDS encoding DUF3566 domain-containing protein yields MAKSNGSTSAEDTAVSPGFSTRVKETLARASREHSDTAAMAPTTQAGKPARRARLRLTRIDPMSVMKTSFLLSVAFGVVTFVAVLIVWTILGAAGLWDAVNDTVATVITSGDQASTFDIRDYVGMGRVLGFTLVVAVIDVILLTAIATLGAFLYNMAAALLGGIELTLSEDSH; encoded by the coding sequence ATGGCCAAGAGCAACGGATCCACCTCCGCCGAGGACACCGCGGTCAGCCCCGGGTTCTCGACGCGGGTGAAGGAGACGCTGGCCAGGGCGAGTCGTGAGCACAGCGACACCGCCGCCATGGCGCCGACGACGCAGGCCGGCAAGCCTGCGCGTCGGGCCCGGCTGCGACTGACCCGCATCGACCCGATGTCGGTCATGAAGACGTCGTTCCTGCTGTCGGTCGCCTTCGGCGTGGTCACCTTCGTGGCCGTGCTGATCGTGTGGACGATCCTGGGCGCCGCCGGCCTGTGGGACGCGGTCAACGACACGGTCGCCACCGTCATCACCAGCGGTGACCAGGCCAGCACCTTCGACATCCGTGACTACGTCGGGATGGGTCGCGTCCTCGGCTTCACCCTGGTCGTCGCGGTCATCGACGTCATCCTGCTGACCGCGATCGCGACCCTGGGCGCGTTCCTCTACAACATGGCGGCAGCCCTGCTGGGCGGCATCGAGCTGACCCTCTCGGAGGACTCCCACTGA